A single Cannabis sativa cultivar Pink pepper isolate KNU-18-1 chromosome 7, ASM2916894v1, whole genome shotgun sequence DNA region contains:
- the LOC115696363 gene encoding uncharacterized protein LOC115696363, with protein MDKDWMNVHRLSVTYRQGVDHFLEFCAKNAKNPNFVHCPCVKCANLERMKIVKIKEHLFKNGIDKNYKVWYHHGEDIRVSGVGPSKKDKCFNLDYEDDHIAELFDDAQHESNVDPEKFIRVLKDSEKPIYPNCNRFTKLSTLIRLYNIKAKHGWSDTSFTDLLAFLGELLPEGNEIPLSFYEAKKTLCSLGMQYEKIHACPKDCILYRKRFVDAIACPTCGESRWQKKKNSDEVKDGIPTKVLWYLPPIPRLVRFFRNADYAKNLTWHVTNRVEDGYMRHPADSPAWKTVDDRWPDFASEPRNIRLGLSADGINPHTSLSSKYSSWPVLLVMYNLPPWLVMKRKFTMLTLLISGPSQPGNNIDVYLAPLVDDLGLLWHDGVSAYDAYRNETFNLKAILLWTINDFHAYGNLSGYSVKGYKACPICEEKTCSQYLKHSRKISYMGHRKFLPTDHVFRTWKKAFDGKQEFELAPPPLHGEELNEKLNKVQFKLGKRKVAPKKRKGRGNKREEVTSEPAGPWKKKSIFFELEYWKYLVLRHNLDVMHIEKNV; from the coding sequence ATGGATAAAGATTGGATGAATGTGCATAGATTATCAGTGACATATAGGCAAGGTGTTGATCATTTTTTGGAGTTTTGTGCGAAGAATGCGAAAAACCCTAATTTTGTTCATTGTCCTTGCGTTAAGTGTGCTAACTTGGAGCGTATGAAAATTGTCAAGATAAAAGAACATTTGTTTAAGAATGGTATAGACAAGAATTATAAGGTTTGGTATCACCACGGGGAAGATATTAGAGTTTCGGGGGTGGGGCCATCTAAGAAGGATAAGTGTTTTAATTTGGATTACGAAGATGATCACATTGCAGAATTATTTGATGATGCGCAACATGAATCCAATGTTGATCCAGAGAAATTTATAAGAGTTTTAAAAGATTCTGAAAAGCCTATTTATCCTAATTGTAATAGGTTTACTAAATTATCAACACTTATTAGGTTATACAATATCAAAGCCAAACACGGGTGGAGTGATACGAGTTTCACAGACTTGCTAGCTTTCTTAGGAGAGTTGTTACCTGAAGGTAATGAAATTCCTTTGTCTTTTTATGAGGCAAAGAAGACACTTTGTTCGTTAGGCATGcaatatgagaaaatacatGCATGTCCTAAAGATTGCATTCTTTATCGAAAGAGATTTGTGGATGCAATAGCGTGTCCGACGTGTGGTGAGTCCAGGtggcaaaagaaaaagaattctgATGAGGTAAAGGATGGTATCCCTACAAAAGTGTTATGGTACTTACCGCCCATACCTCGTTTGGTTCGGTTCTTTCGAAATGCAGATTACGCTAAAAATTTGACTTGGCATGTAACCAATAGAGTGGAAGATGGTTATATGAGGCACCCTGCCGACTCACCCGCTTGGAAAACAGTAGATGATAGATGGCCTGACTTTGCTAGTGAACCTAGGAATATTCGTCTTGGTCTTTCTGCCGACGGTATTAATCCACATACTTCCCTTAGTAGCAAGTATAGTTCCTGGCCAGTTTTGCTTGTGATGTATAATTTGCCGCCTTGGTTGGTTATGAAGAGGAAGTTCACTATGCTGACACTTTTAATATCAGGTCCTTCACAACCTGGTAATAATATTGATGTCTATTTAGCTCCTCTTGTTGATGATTTAGGTCTACTGTGGCACGACGGTGTTTCAGCATATGATGCGTATAGGAATGAAACATTCAATCTTAAAGCAATATTGTTATGGACCATCAATGATTTTCATGCATATGGGAATCTTTCTGGATATAGTGTGAAAGGGTACAAGGCATGTCCTATCTGTGAGGAGAAAACTTGCTCTCAATATTTAAAACATTCCAGAAAGATTAGCTATATGGGACATCGAAAGTTTTTGCCAACCGACCACGTTTTCCGAACTTGGAAGAAAGCATTTGACGGAAAACAAGAATTTGAATTGGCTCCGCCACCTTTACACGGGGAGGAATTGAATGAAAAGTTGAACAAAGTTCAATTCAAACTTGGAAAGAGAAAAGTTGCccctaaaaaaagaaaaggtagGGGGAACAAACGTGAAGAGGTTACAAGTGAACCTGCAGGGCCATGGAAGAAGAAATCAATATTTTTTGAGCTTGAGTACTGGAAGTATTTGGTTTTACGTCATAACTTAGATGTGATGCATATCGAGAAAAACGTGTGA
- the LOC115720125 gene encoding uncharacterized protein LOC115720125, translating into MDNPPSDDDYDKWGEAVGLDDDHTNAFGDMVDGPTEVGAGKKNVRGACVNKVLQKYRAEGKKMEVEYNMWGQPINESGDIQVSTNGAYVRRNIPLKYNDWLKVPKFYKDRLWNYIESSFDIGGETRASILKTAGELLKSWRTKLTSQLIYKYKDEAPELLEHPPKHYLSCYDEKQWKSFVASRLTPEWEKKRAKAQAIRAKNMYNHRTGRGGAKKVETEMEKELGHQLTEFDRSDIWMRMHTNKKGEIEGPTKEVADRIVEYRKQVEEGTLVEEGKKDILSLALGTDEHAGRVRGMGRGVTQTQFFKTPCPRRKNESRDNSRIAELERRLSQYEEQMNELLQAFRSQQSNTCGTSHASGSAVGGASNEPPTVSRAYSPPPPSAQFVKASARPHAPLMGASAPPPVPPLRASTPPQRLLSRHLLHAQRLLSRHLRHA; encoded by the exons ATGGATAATCCACCATCTGATGATGATTATGACAAATGGGGGGAGGCGGTTGGTTTAGACGATGATCACACAAATGCCTTTGGTGACATGGTTGATGGACCAACCGAGGTTGGAGCAGGGAAGAAAAATGTCAGGGGCGCATGCGTTAATAAGGTACTTCAAAAGTATCGGGCTGAAGGTAAAAAAATGGAGGTTGAGTACAACATGTGGGGTCAGCCCATTAATGAGTCGGGAGACATACAAGTGAGCACGAATGGTGCATATGTGCGTCGAAACATCCCTTTAAAGTATAATGATTGGCTTAAAGTGCCAAAATTCTATAAAGACAGGCTATGGAATTACATTGAG AGTTCATTTGATATTGGGGGGGAAACTAGAGCTTCTATCTTAAAAACAGCTGGAGAGTTACTCAAGAGTTGGAGAACAAAATTAACCAGCCAACTCATCTACAAATATAAAGATGAAGCCCCTGAACTTCTCGAACATCCTCCAAAGCATTATCTTAGTTGCTATGACGAGAAGCAATGGAAGAGTTTTGTTGCTTCCAGATTAACTCCTGAGTGGGAAAAGAAGAGAGCAAAAGCACAAGCCATTAGAGCTAAAAATATGTACAACCATAGAACGGGACGGGGTGGTGCGAAAAAGGTCGAGACAGAAATGGAGAAAGAGTTGGGCCACCAACTCACTGAGTTTGATAGATCTGACATATGGATGAGAATGCACACCAACAAAAAGGGTGAGATCGAAGGCCCTACCAAGGAGGTCGCTGATCGAATT GTTGAATATCGCAAGCAAGTTGAGGAGGGCACATTGGTGGAGGAAGGAAAGAAAGACATACTCTCGTTAGCCTTGGGGACAGATGAGCACGCTGGACGTGTTAGAGGGATGGGACGTGGCGTCACCCAAACCCAATTTTTCAAGACCCCATGCCCTAGAAGAAAGAATGAGAGTAGAGACAATAGTCGCATAGCTGAGCTCGAGAGGCGACTTTCTCAGTATGAGGAACAGATGAATGAACTCCTCCAAGCATTCAGGTCTCAACAAAGTAACACTTGTGGTACTTCTCATGCATCTGGTTCAGCTGTTGGAGGAGCATCCAATGAACCACCAACAGTAAGCAGAGCCTATTCTCCACCACCGCCCTCAGCTCAATTTGTCAAGGCATCTGCTCGACCCCATGCACCTCTTATGGGGGCATCTGCTCCACCCCCAGTGCCTCCTCTCAGGGCATCTACTCCACCCCAGCGCCTCCTCTCAAGGCATTTACTCCACGCCCAGCGCCTCCTCTCAAGGCATCTACGCCACGCCTAG